The Desulfobulbaceae bacterium sequence ATCATTGAAGAGGTGAAAACTTTCTGTGCGGATTGGGAAAAGCACTATACAAATCTTGGGGTCTCTCTCCACGACCGAGATCAAATACGCATGTGCTTCAAAGCCCTTGTTCATGAGGGTTTATGCCCCCGTTAACCTTCTGTGTGCTTCTGTGTGGTTTCGTGGCTAATATTTTTGTAATCTCGCCCGCAGGAGAGATTTCCACCATCTGGCTAACTATTAGAGAAAAGTTAGTGAGATGGAAGGTTATTATGGGAAAGATCAAAGTGACCTTATTTATTTCTTTAACGTAGGACGCAACGTCCCCAAAAGCACACTCTAAATCGTTAGTCGTAAATTACTACCTATCTCTTTAAGCAATAAATGCGGCACACTGTGTTCAGTGGCCAAGTCATTCCATTTTGAAACATGCTCTGTAGTTTCCTCAATTATCCGATCAATTTTCCTTTTGGTGAATATCGGGCTTAATTTTTTAAAGCTGTAAAAATCTTCTCGTGTAAAGTTATCTCGCTTATCATTTAGCTTCATCCAGTGACTATTTACCCAAGGGCTTCCTGGTTTGTAGCTGTAAGCTAAATCGAAGGCAGGGGTTAATTGCCACTGATGTTGAGCATCGAGCATGAATCCAAAGTTTTTAGAATGATCATCATGATTACGCGCAACAACATTAAAAACCATGCGTTTAAATATCTGCATTGCATCATCAGGACTTAATTTAAGCTCTCTGGCAATTGAAAATAATTCGGCATATGAGTACGAGCCTACTTTTTTGTAACTGACGTGCGCTAGACCATTTAATGATTGCACGTGCTGCTTTTCATTGCCATTTCGATCAAACCGCTGAGTAATAAAGTGGCGTCGATTACCTTCGTCCAGCAAGCGACAAGGCATCATGTCTATCCCACATGCTTTAGCCATAAGGTGATAGACATACTCCATTGTTCCATACCCCATCGGGTCACCAAAAGTTTCCTTATCTTTATTATGTTCACTGACACCGTCAAACTTCATGATGAAATGAGTAAATCCTTCAGGCGCATCTGTTTGCCCTGATCGCACTTGGGTAAAGTCATCGTTAAACGCGAGTACTGCTTTTGGTCTAGCACCACCCGCACTCATGCCGACAGACATCAGTGCCAGCATTGCCCCTTGATCTTCTTGACCTTGAGTGGCAAGAGTTACGCTGAATTGCTCTTGTTTATCCAATATTTCTTGAGCAATAGAAACTAGAGATTGAATTTCAATATGTTGTGAAGCGTTTAACTTTTTTCTTTGGGTAGCAGGATGATATGTTAATGCTCCCATCCCCCGCTTTCCTGTATATTGGAGACGCTGTAATGGTGTAATCTCAGTTGTCGATTTACCTTGACTTGCTATCCAAGCATTCATTACAGCATTACCAAAATCATCAGGCAATGAGTCTGCTATCATTCCTGGCAACCCTTTAAACGCAACAGAATCAGCTTCT is a genomic window containing:
- a CDS encoding type II toxin-antitoxin system HipA family toxin produces the protein MVKEVLSVKYKEHDVGAVSFNTETGIGSFEFEPRFIKTGIELSPIKMPLSKEIYSFPEADSVAFKGLPGMIADSLPDDFGNAVMNAWIASQGKSTTEITPLQRLQYTGKRGMGALTYHPATQRKKLNASQHIEIQSLVSIAQEILDKQEQFSVTLATQGQEDQGAMLALMSVGMSAGGARPKAVLAFNDDFTQVRSGQTDAPEGFTHFIMKFDGVSEHNKDKETFGDPMGYGTMEYVYHLMAKACGIDMMPCRLLDEGNRRHFITQRFDRNGNEKQHVQSLNGLAHVSYKKVGSYSYAELFSIARELKLSPDDAMQIFKRMVFNVVARNHDDHSKNFGFMLDAQHQWQLTPAFDLAYSYKPGSPWVNSHWMKLNDKRDNFTREDFYSFKKLSPIFTKRKIDRIIEETTEHVSKWNDLATEHSVPHLLLKEIGSNLRLTI